DNA from Chiloscyllium plagiosum isolate BGI_BamShark_2017 chromosome 35, ASM401019v2, whole genome shotgun sequence:
GTGATTACACAGATAGCTTTCAAAGGTATCATAGTTTCTCTTGTGATATAAAACACATAGAGATTAATAGTACTGAGGAGATGTGAAGTTGCGAAATTAATCACAGCTCAATGCAGGACTAAGCTTCAAGCCAGATAGTTCAGGTCTTGTGATTGAAGTTGACAATgcaagtcagtactgagggtgtgccacactgtctCAGCTGCCATCTTTCAGATCAATCATTAAATAAAGGTCTTGTTATCTCCCATAGTGTGATTTCAGGGAAAATGATGTGAGTTGTCCATGGTGCATTGgtgaatatttatctctcaatcagtATCATAAAAACAAATGACCTTGTCACTATCACAtcgctgcttgtgggagcttgctgtgtgcaaattacaacagtgactaaacttcaaaaaaagtactttattggctgtaaagagTTGTGGGATGTCTGTTTTGTTTccaacttttatttttctttatatttcattAAATAGAGTACATACGCTATAGAGAATATTGAAAATTCAGCATTCCCACTAATGGTAATGCAGTGCACAAAGTATAAGCATTTTAAATGGTTACATAGTTTCAGAAAGAACAAAGTATTAATTGGACTTGTTTTACATAATTATATGgcctatttattttaaaagtatctTTCAAATCTTGACAGAGAATATTATAACCAAAACATCTCATGCATCCATTCCAGCTGGCTGTTGgcatttctttttacttttgatTCGATAGACAATCATCTCTAATCAGTGAATTATTAAACAATCAAATTCATGAGCACTCAACGAATGGAAAGCTGCCTGATTATTTTTATATTGTCTGTAACAATAGACAATAATTACTGTGACATTTCAATTACTCTCCCTTCTGTGTCTTTGCAGCTACATACTCCGTATTTTCTGAATCACATACAGAAAGATTTGATGAAACATGATGTTTCCCCTACCTTTTCCAgcagaccctccaaccacattcATCTTTCTCAACCACCTCACTTTTTGtcagagggtgaccttatagaggtttataaaatcatgaggggcatggataggataaatagacagttttttccctggggtgggggagtccagaactagaaggcataggtttagggtgagaggagaaagatataaaagagacgtaaggagcaactttttcatgcagcaggtggtacgtgtatggaatgagctgccagaggaagtggtggaggctggtacaattgcaacatttaagaggcatttggatgggtatatgaataggaagagtttggagggatatgggccgggtgctggcaggtgggactagattgggttgggatatctggtcggcatggacgagttggacgaaagggtctgtttccatgctgtacatctctatgactctatgactttaacagGCCTGAAAATATCTTTAGTGGCTTCCAAGTAGGATGTCATTTTCTGAACATAATAGTTTCCCTCTTAATCCAGTTTCACAATCCTCTCATGAGCCAATTAGTTTACAGAAGGTGAAGTAACACCAAAACGTAATATCTCAGGGTGGGgctaacataagaactagaagcaggagtaggtcattcagcccattgagcctgccccaccCTATTTAcattcatggctgatttgataggGGCTACAACTATATTTTCCTGCCTACCCTCATACCCTTTGCCTTCTTTTTCAATCAAGAAACGCATATTAACACTACAATTTGAAACCATATTCCCAGAGCAGTCTGTAGACCTGTCAATTACTATTCCATCTCATTCCCTTACCCCACTAAAATATTTACACTTGATTTTCCAATTACACTAAATTCAGGGACAGGCAAAATTCTGCTTTAAAATTAATTCTTAAGGACTTGTTTATTTGGCTATTTTGTTCCAGATTCACATTTTTTGAGACTTCATTTGATTGGGTCGGCTGAATAAATGGTCTTTGTTAAGAATGCACAGGCATTATGTACATCCTAGTGTTTCTGGGAAGTGTTGATCAAGCCACTCACTAACTAAAGtatattaggcaaaagtgaggactgcagatgctggaaaccagagtttagattagagtggtgctggaaaagcacagcaggtcaggcagcatccaaagagcaggaaaatcgacgtttcaggcaaaagcccttcatcaggaagggcttttgcctgaaatgtcgatttacctactcctcggatgctgcctgacctgctgtgcgtttccagcaccactctaatctaaactaaagtATACTGtcagtttttcttaaaaaaagacttgtTTCATTCGTGCCAATTTGTAAAGCTATTAGAATATGTTTGTTTATATTAATTACAACTAACAACATCAAATGGAGGTTGGTTATGTAATGGTTGATTGGTAGTTTAATTTGTATTCCTTAATTCACCGCTTTGGTTTCAGAAGCGATCAGGTGTATACTCAAGTTGCAGTTGATGGTCCTGTGTTCACTTTCACCAAGTTTTCAATTCCTCTGTTGCGTTATGAACAAGAGATACAAGATCTTGTAGTTTTTGAACTATTTTTCCAGAGTAAGGAGCAGTTAAGTTGTAGCTTCTCTCCAAATGATGGGCAGCGCTCTGGTATAGCTGATCCAGATTATTAGTTGTGAGCCTCTGGGTCACATTGGAATGATGGAGGATTTCTTGAAGCTTCTCCAATTTCTCATGAATGGTGGCGTATCCTTCCTGTCCAATTACTCCATGTAGCTCTTCATCAACAAACGCCAGTTTCTTCCAAACCAAAATGGTCTGGTTGAGAACCTTATCAATGAGTGGCTCCTCTTTCCATGTGAGTTCTTTTGCCAAGGTGGAAAGTTGCTTTGTTGAACTAACAACCCAGTCTTCAAGAATTCCATCAATACCTGCTATCTTTGCCCTTTGTAGGGGGAGAAATAATATAGCAATGTTTTCACAACTTACATGTAAAACCGACAACACAAGAACAGGTCAATGAGACTACTTTGTCTGTGATGGTGTTTATATCCTAATCAAGGTTCCTCCcatcctgtctctgtatcccactGTTCCATTCTGTGTCAAATAAGTAGCAAGCCCTGCCTCTGTAAAGTAATCTGTCCTTCACTTCCTCACTTATTTTTTGATGAAAATATACAAGGGGATACACAAAGGTAAAAATTGTTGTTGACCTTTCTTTTTTGAGTGTGGGGGTAGCAATGCCAGATCTCCACCATTACCTCCccaccctcttcccccacctccaaGGCAGCATTGCTACCTCATCATTGATCTGAGCCTGTGCTGCTGAACACTCAGTGGACGGTTGAGCAGTGTGCACTGCTGCCAGGTGGTACGGACCTCTGAAAGGCACTCTGTCCCATAGAATCGtggaatcccttcagtgtggaaacaggcccttcggcccaacaagtccacattgaccctctgaaaagaaacccacccagacccattccccctaccataTTACTCCTGAGTAATAcatttaacctacacacccctgaacactatgggcaatttagcatggtcaattcacctaaattgcacatctttggactgtgggaggaaacaggagtacccggaggaaacccacaacgtgcaaactccactcagacagtcgcccaaggttggaatcgaacctgggtccctggcgctgtgaggcagcagtgctaaccactgagccagtgtgccaccCGTTGAAAGAGGAGCTGCCAACTGACTGTTCTGGCACTGGCTATAAATAGGAGCCGCACAACAGAGCACCTGAGAAAAGAGAGGTGTCCTGGGGTCATGATGTAATGCTGAAGGCCTCAGTGGCAGACATCAATGAGAGAAATGCTGATGTTTCTATAAGAACTTGGCCGCAGAGCCACACAAAGTTTCTTCATCTCACATGGGTGGCTAATGTCAGTAACTACACCTTCAGATAACATTTCCTATCCCATATAGCACCAACCACTTTCTTTGTCCAATGCGTTACAGCCCAAAATAACACATTAGTGTCCCCTGGCATTCATGATTCTGGCCTCATCTCCAAATATTCCAACTCACCCCCATACACATCCTACTGATGCCAGTCTTATCTCCAGCACTCATTGTTTTGACATACCTCTGGCTTTTGAGCATAACCCAAACACTATGCAACACAATTACTACATATGCTTGCTATTGCAAGATCAGGTGCCTCATGACCATTTGGAGCTGAGCAAACCAATGAGGGATAGAGATACATGCACCTCCCTACCTCTATCAGCGTCACTAAGAACATTGAGGACAATGGTATGTTTCTGCCTTCTGCCCCATCTCAACATACATCTATCGCACTCTTACCCTGCTCTCTGGTGTGAAGTGCAAGTTAGGGATGTTGTGACATATAAAatctacaacacaggaacagatcgATGAGACTGTGATGGTGTTTATATCCCATTCAAGgttcctcccaccctgtctctgtatcccactTTTCCATTATGTGTCAAATATGTAGCAAGCCCTGCCTCTGTCAGAGTTTGCTTTGTATCTGAGCCCCTTCCCACAACCAATCAAGTCGCTCCTTCCAGCCATCTAAGAACAGCCACCTACCAAGTCACAGAAGGTCCAGGAGAAATGGAGTCAACCCATCGAACAATAAGCACCAACAGCTCTGACACTGGCATTGCATGAATTCTAGAAGCTAATATAGAGTTAGGATCTGCATTCAGTGAAGTAATGGGTTCTACTGGCTGCAACCACACCAGAGAGAACTCCTAGTTTAGGAACAGGGTAACCAGAAAATGAGATGAAACTTCAGCTGCCCTCTAGAGGCTAAGATAATGACTGCAATGGGTAATGAACCAGAGTATACTGACGTTAGCTCCCCTGCAAGGGGGGATAAGATGATATCTTGGGTTCACTGATAAGGATGCAGAAAGAGGTCCTGGGGTATGGGCGATAGCTTCAAGTTACTGTCAAGGGGCTTGGGGATTTCCACTCCAACTTGGCAGAGGATATCACGTAGAGCTCTACCTCTCTGTAACCTCTGCTTCATCTCTCTGTATGGCCAGAAAGATTGCTGTTGCAATGCCAACAGCTTTAGAAGCCTTTATGTGGCCATGCCACCAAATTCCCTGAGCAAAACCCCCCACCCACCACACAATACACACCACTTCCCCTTCACTCCCAGTAGAGATGCAGGACCCTTTTCT
Protein-coding regions in this window:
- the LOC122540632 gene encoding uncharacterized protein LOC122540632 encodes the protein MKMLTVTLMLLVVKGIQGNVIPQNETELSEPVSRPQPLWDLFNIRSEIVTRAIEGLSQSDIGKSIQAKIAGIDGILEDWVVSSTKQLSTLAKELTWKEEPLIDKVLNQTILVWKKLAFVDEELHGVIGQEGYATIHEKLEKLQEILHHSNVTQRLTTNNLDQLYQSAAHHLERSYNLTAPYSGKIVQKLQDLVSLVHNATEELKTW